A part of Variovorax sp. HW608 genomic DNA contains:
- a CDS encoding ABC transporter substrate-binding protein, whose protein sequence is MKFSPDRRAALLAVAGAVALSVAAPAAAQKKYGPGVSDTEIKLGQTMPYSGPASAYGTIGKLQLAYFKMINDSGGINGRKINLISLDDGYSPPKAVEQVRRLVEQDEVLALFNTLGTPSNTAIHKYVNAKKVPHLLLATGATKWNDPKNFPWTMGFNLSYQAEGAIYAKYLLKEKPNAKIAILYQNDDYGKDLLKGVKDGLGAKGAKMIVAEATYEVSDPTVDSQIVTLQGSGADTFINITTPKFAAQAIRKAYDSGWKPLHIVNNVGASVGSVLVPAGLDKSVGLLTLEYYKDPNDPQWKDDPAMLEWRAFMGRQYREGDPKDAANVYAYLAAQTMVQILKQCGNDLTRENVMKQAASIKSLKLPLLLPGMALNSSPTDFALVKQGQLARFTGTLWQGFGEVLSTSD, encoded by the coding sequence ATGAAGTTCAGTCCAGACCGCCGTGCCGCCCTGCTCGCCGTTGCGGGCGCGGTGGCCCTGTCCGTCGCCGCACCGGCCGCCGCGCAGAAGAAGTACGGGCCCGGCGTCTCCGACACGGAAATCAAGCTCGGCCAGACGATGCCCTACAGCGGCCCGGCCTCGGCCTACGGAACCATCGGCAAGCTCCAGTTGGCCTATTTCAAGATGATCAACGACAGCGGCGGCATCAACGGCCGCAAGATCAACCTGATCAGCCTGGACGACGGCTACAGCCCGCCCAAGGCGGTGGAGCAGGTGCGCCGGCTGGTCGAGCAGGACGAGGTGCTCGCGCTGTTCAATACGCTCGGCACGCCGAGCAACACCGCCATCCACAAGTACGTCAACGCGAAGAAGGTGCCGCACCTGCTGCTGGCGACCGGCGCGACGAAGTGGAACGACCCCAAGAACTTCCCGTGGACCATGGGCTTCAACCTGAGCTACCAGGCGGAGGGCGCGATCTACGCCAAGTACCTGCTGAAGGAAAAGCCCAACGCGAAGATCGCGATCCTCTACCAGAACGACGACTACGGCAAAGACCTGCTCAAGGGCGTGAAGGACGGGCTCGGCGCCAAGGGCGCGAAGATGATCGTCGCCGAGGCCACGTACGAGGTGAGCGACCCGACGGTGGATTCGCAGATCGTCACGCTGCAGGGTTCGGGCGCGGACACCTTCATCAACATCACCACGCCCAAGTTCGCGGCGCAGGCGATCCGCAAGGCCTACGACTCGGGATGGAAGCCGCTGCACATCGTCAACAACGTGGGCGCGTCGGTGGGCTCGGTGCTGGTGCCGGCGGGGCTCGACAAGTCGGTCGGCCTCTTGACGCTGGAGTACTACAAGGACCCGAACGATCCGCAGTGGAAGGACGACCCGGCGATGCTCGAATGGCGCGCCTTCATGGGACGCCAGTACCGCGAGGGTGATCCGAAGGATGCCGCCAACGTCTACGCCTACCTCGCGGCGCAGACCATGGTTCAGATCCTCAAGCAGTGCGGCAACGACCTGACGCGCGAGAACGTGATGAAGCAGGCCGCCAGCATCAAGAGCCTGAAGCTGCCGCTGCTGCTGCCGGGCATGGCGCTGAACAGTTCGCCGACGGACTTCGCCCTGGTCAAGCAGGGGCAGCTGGCGCGGTTCACGGGGACCCTGTGGCAGGGCTTCGGTGAAGTCCTGAGCACCTCCGATTGA
- a CDS encoding alpha/beta hydrolase — protein sequence MLHPQAKAFIDLLIEKGVPPTHTLPFTDARRFYRERRALTQPAPSEVALVQDLSAEGPQGPIPLRYYRPLGSDAAALLPVLVYYHGGGWTIGDLDTHDTLCRELCNLSGCAVVAVDYRMGPEHRFPAAVDDVLAATRWVRRQAASLKLDAERLAVGGDSAGGNLAAVVSIAARDAGDLPIAFQLLIYPATDQRRGHASHTTNAQGYVLTSDSITYFHDHYIDDPRHDLDWRASPLLQQNLKGLPPALVLTAGYDPLRDEGLDYARALTDAGNRAAYVCFERQIHGFITMGRILDEANVAVGLCAAELRRALKP from the coding sequence ATGCTGCATCCCCAAGCCAAGGCCTTCATCGACCTGCTGATCGAGAAGGGCGTGCCGCCGACGCACACGCTGCCGTTCACCGATGCGCGCAGGTTCTACCGCGAGCGGCGTGCCCTCACGCAGCCCGCGCCGAGCGAAGTGGCGCTGGTGCAGGACCTGAGCGCCGAGGGGCCGCAGGGGCCGATCCCGCTGCGCTACTACCGCCCGCTGGGTTCGGACGCGGCGGCGCTGCTGCCGGTGCTCGTCTACTACCACGGCGGCGGCTGGACCATCGGCGACCTCGACACGCACGACACGCTCTGCCGCGAGCTGTGCAATCTCTCGGGCTGCGCGGTGGTGGCCGTCGACTACCGCATGGGGCCGGAGCACCGCTTCCCGGCCGCGGTGGACGACGTGCTCGCCGCCACCCGCTGGGTGCGCCGGCAGGCGGCTTCGCTCAAGCTCGATGCCGAGCGCCTCGCGGTGGGCGGCGACAGCGCGGGCGGCAACCTCGCGGCCGTGGTGTCGATCGCGGCGCGCGACGCGGGCGACCTGCCGATCGCCTTCCAGCTGCTGATCTACCCCGCCACCGACCAGCGGCGCGGCCACGCCTCGCACACCACCAACGCGCAAGGCTATGTGCTGACCAGCGACAGCATCACCTACTTCCACGACCACTACATCGACGACCCGAGGCACGACCTCGACTGGCGCGCATCCCCGCTGCTGCAGCAGAACCTGAAGGGCCTGCCGCCGGCGCTGGTGCTGACCGCCGGCTACGACCCGCTGCGCGACGAAGGCCTGGACTACGCCCGCGCGCTCACCGACGCCGGCAACCGCGCGGCCTACGTCTGCTTCGAGCGGCAGATCCATGGCTTCATCACCATGGGCCGGATCCTCGACGAGGCCAACGTTGCCGTGGGCCTTTGCGCCGCCGAACTGCGCCGCGCGCTGAAGCCCTGA
- the purT gene encoding formate-dependent phosphoribosylglycinamide formyltransferase: MTTLGTPLSPSATRVMLLGSGELGKEVLIALQRLGVETIAVDRYENAPGQQVAHHARTITMSDPAQLKALIEAEKPQLVVPEIEAIATPMLQQLEDAGVVRVIPTARAARLTMDREGIRRLAAETLGVPTSPYKFCDSLEELQAAIDGGIGYPCIVKPVMSSSGKGQSKIDGPADVRKAWDYAMAGGRVSHGRVIVEGFIDFDYEITLLTVRALDASGSVQTHFCDPIGHVQVSGDYVESWQPHPMSPVALQKAQDIARKVTSDLGGQGLFGVELFVKGEQVWFSEVSPRPHDTGMVTMATQWQNEFELHARAILGLPVDTSLKSPGASAVVYGGVDATGIAFDGVAHALAVPGTELRLFGKPESFVKRRMGVALAHAADIDTARRNAKEAASRVKPRQA; encoded by the coding sequence ATGACCACCCTCGGCACCCCCCTTTCCCCTTCCGCCACCCGCGTGATGCTTCTCGGCTCCGGCGAGCTCGGCAAGGAAGTCCTCATCGCCCTCCAGCGCCTCGGCGTGGAGACCATCGCGGTCGACCGCTACGAGAACGCGCCCGGCCAACAGGTCGCGCACCACGCGCGCACCATCACCATGAGCGACCCGGCGCAGCTCAAGGCGCTGATCGAGGCCGAGAAGCCCCAGCTCGTGGTGCCCGAGATCGAGGCGATCGCCACGCCGATGCTGCAGCAGCTCGAGGACGCCGGCGTGGTGCGCGTGATCCCCACCGCCCGCGCCGCGCGGCTCACGATGGACCGCGAAGGCATCCGCCGGCTTGCCGCCGAAACGCTCGGCGTGCCGACCAGCCCCTACAAGTTCTGCGATTCGCTGGAAGAACTACAAGCGGCGATCGACGGCGGCATCGGTTACCCGTGCATCGTCAAGCCCGTGATGAGCAGCTCCGGCAAGGGCCAGAGCAAGATCGACGGCCCCGCCGACGTCCGGAAAGCCTGGGACTACGCCATGGCCGGCGGCCGCGTGAGCCATGGCCGCGTGATCGTCGAGGGCTTCATCGACTTCGACTACGAGATCACGCTCCTGACCGTGCGCGCCCTCGACGCCAGCGGAAGCGTGCAGACGCATTTCTGCGACCCGATCGGCCATGTGCAGGTCAGCGGCGACTACGTCGAGAGCTGGCAGCCGCACCCGATGTCGCCGGTGGCGCTCCAGAAGGCCCAGGACATCGCCCGCAAGGTCACTTCCGACCTCGGCGGACAGGGCCTCTTCGGCGTCGAGCTGTTCGTGAAGGGCGAGCAGGTCTGGTTCAGCGAGGTCAGCCCGCGCCCGCACGACACCGGCATGGTGACCATGGCGACGCAGTGGCAGAACGAATTCGAGCTGCACGCGCGCGCGATCCTCGGCCTGCCGGTCGACACCAGCCTCAAGAGCCCGGGCGCCAGCGCCGTGGTCTACGGCGGCGTGGATGCCACGGGCATCGCCTTCGACGGCGTGGCGCATGCGCTGGCGGTGCCGGGCACAGAGCTGCGGCTCTTCGGCAAGCCCGAGAGCTTCGTCAAGCGCCGCATGGGCGTGGCGCTCGCGCATGCCGCCGACATCGACACCGCGCGCCGCAACGCCAAGGAAGCGGCGTCGCGCGTCAAGCCCCGCCAAGCCTGA
- a CDS encoding AraC family transcriptional regulator produces the protein MLTSTPHVLRSDRPSGPLQATVMRAELAAIIDRKTVTDGSHETAIPRLALGRASQMQKPVHTVHEPAFCVLAQGSKRVLLGDEVYVYDSNQYLVVSQNLPVSGQVIDASPEAPYLGLRLSFDVKDIAALGLELKLGQQAQRRTSERGIFTGELSTTLLDPLLRLVKLLDAPEDVAALAPLITREILYRLLKSPDGWRLAQMALVDSHSQRIAHAINLLTQRFQEPLRVEDIADAVHMSVSSLHQHFKAVTAMSPLQFQKQIRLQESRRIMISEHVDAATAGHRVGYESQSQFNREYSRFFGLPPARDVKRLRELQLGGRPND, from the coding sequence ATGCTCACTTCCACCCCCCACGTACTGCGCAGCGATCGCCCCTCCGGCCCCTTGCAGGCCACGGTGATGCGGGCCGAGCTCGCCGCGATCATCGACCGCAAGACCGTCACCGACGGCTCGCACGAGACCGCGATTCCGAGGCTCGCCCTGGGCCGCGCCTCGCAGATGCAGAAGCCGGTGCACACGGTGCACGAGCCCGCGTTCTGCGTGCTGGCGCAGGGCAGCAAGCGGGTCCTGCTGGGCGACGAGGTCTACGTCTACGACAGCAACCAGTACCTGGTTGTGTCGCAGAACCTGCCGGTGTCGGGCCAGGTGATCGATGCCTCGCCCGAGGCGCCGTACCTCGGCCTGCGATTGAGCTTCGACGTCAAGGACATCGCGGCGCTCGGGCTCGAGCTCAAGCTGGGCCAGCAGGCGCAGCGCCGCACCTCGGAACGCGGCATCTTCACCGGCGAGCTCTCGACCACGCTCCTCGACCCGCTGCTGCGGCTGGTCAAGCTGCTGGATGCGCCGGAGGATGTGGCGGCGCTCGCACCGCTCATCACGCGCGAGATCCTCTACCGGCTGCTGAAGTCGCCCGACGGCTGGCGGCTGGCGCAGATGGCGCTGGTGGACAGCCACTCGCAGCGGATCGCGCATGCGATCAACCTGCTGACGCAGCGCTTCCAGGAGCCGCTCAGGGTCGAGGACATCGCGGATGCGGTGCACATGAGCGTGTCGTCGCTGCACCAGCATTTCAAGGCCGTGACCGCGATGAGCCCGCTGCAGTTCCAGAAGCAGATCCGGCTGCAGGAGTCGCGGCGGATCATGATCAGCGAGCACGTCGATGCCGCGACCGCGGGGCACCGGGTGGGCTATGAAAGCCAGTCGCAGTTCAACCGCGAGTACAGCCGCTTCTTCGGCCTGCCGCCGGCGCGCGATGTGAAGCGCCTGCGCGAGCTCCAGCTCGGCGGCCGCCCCAACGACTGA
- a CDS encoding cyclophilin-like fold protein — MKVHLVLNGRVIAATLADNDTAREFIAMLPMTITMHDMFRREKFGPLPKAISAKGTSTQSYEVGDMICWSPGPDLTIFHGHDGQAISGAIQVLGRIDAGIEAFREPGPIEVRIELAGEKSEGDDRGPPRAIQVCGRDRSSLHWCSTRRLEPARMSLGRRP; from the coding sequence ATGAAAGTTCATCTGGTTTTGAATGGCAGGGTGATCGCGGCCACGCTGGCCGACAACGACACGGCGCGCGAGTTCATCGCGATGCTGCCGATGACGATCACGATGCACGACATGTTCCGGCGCGAGAAATTCGGCCCGCTGCCAAAGGCCATCTCGGCCAAGGGAACGAGCACGCAGAGCTACGAGGTCGGCGACATGATCTGCTGGTCGCCGGGGCCGGATCTCACGATCTTCCACGGCCACGACGGGCAGGCGATCAGCGGCGCGATCCAGGTGCTGGGCCGGATCGATGCCGGCATCGAGGCGTTCCGCGAGCCGGGCCCGATCGAGGTGCGGATCGAACTGGCCGGCGAGAAATCCGAGGGCGACGACCGCGGGCCGCCGCGCGCGATTCAGGTGTGCGGCCGCGACAGGTCATCTCTTCACTGGTGCAGTACCAGACGCCTCGAACCGGCGAGGATGTCGCTGGGTCGGAGGCCGTAG
- a CDS encoding branched-chain amino acid ABC transporter permease, which translates to MNVLLHQVLAGLATGGIYASLALALVMIYQATHLVNFAQGELAMFSTYIAWSLMQAGLPYWGAFVATVAGAFVLGVLIERVIVQPVESAPILSIVIVFIGLLVILNSLAGWIFTYTIKPFPSPFPEQPLFGNAYVGPHELGSIGVTLSVLVAVFVFFRFTPLGLAMRAAAQNPVSSRLVGIRVGWMLALGWGLAAAIGAIAGIMVAPIVFLEPNMMAGILLYAFAAALLGGIDSPGGAVLGGFIVGVLENLAGMVLGTELKLTVALVLIVGVLVIRPSGLFGKVHVTRV; encoded by the coding sequence ATGAACGTTCTGCTCCATCAAGTGCTCGCCGGCCTCGCCACCGGCGGCATCTATGCCAGCCTGGCGCTCGCGCTGGTCATGATCTACCAGGCCACGCACCTCGTGAACTTCGCGCAGGGCGAACTGGCGATGTTCTCCACCTACATCGCGTGGAGCCTGATGCAGGCGGGCCTGCCGTACTGGGGGGCCTTCGTCGCCACGGTGGCGGGAGCGTTCGTGCTCGGCGTGCTGATCGAGCGGGTCATCGTGCAGCCGGTGGAGAGCGCGCCCATCCTGTCGATCGTGATCGTCTTCATCGGCCTCCTGGTGATCCTCAACAGCCTGGCCGGGTGGATCTTCACCTACACCATCAAGCCCTTTCCGAGCCCGTTTCCGGAGCAGCCGCTGTTCGGCAATGCGTACGTCGGCCCGCACGAGCTGGGCTCGATCGGCGTCACGCTGTCGGTGCTGGTCGCGGTGTTCGTCTTCTTCCGGTTCACGCCGCTGGGGCTGGCGATGCGGGCGGCGGCGCAGAACCCCGTGTCCAGCCGGCTCGTGGGCATCCGCGTCGGCTGGATGCTCGCGCTCGGCTGGGGGCTCGCGGCGGCCATCGGCGCGATCGCCGGGATCATGGTCGCGCCGATCGTGTTCCTGGAGCCGAACATGATGGCCGGCATCCTGCTGTATGCCTTCGCGGCGGCCCTGCTGGGCGGCATCGACAGTCCCGGCGGCGCGGTGCTCGGCGGCTTCATCGTCGGCGTGCTCGAAAACCTGGCCGGCATGGTGCTCGGCACCGAGCTCAAGCTGACGGTCGCGCTGGTGCTGATCGTCGGCGTGCTGGTGATCAGGCCTTCGGGCCTGTTCGGCAAGGTCCACGTGACGCGGGTCTGA
- a CDS encoding ABC transporter ATP-binding protein → MPALLEVRGLKAQYGPSRVLHGLDFGVEEGGITTILGANGAGKTTTLRAVCGMVKTEGEIVFAGSRIDGRATESIVRLGVAHVPDGRGTFVDLSVEENLRLGAYTRRDKGGVGADFERVYDHFPRLKERRRQQAGTLSGGEQQMLAVSRALMLRPRLLLLDEPSFGLAPRIVQELFEIFGEINRRDRVSMLLVEQNAALALSLADRAYLLETGRVVISGSAESIRNNEAVRRSYLGY, encoded by the coding sequence ATGCCCGCGCTGCTCGAAGTCCGCGGCCTCAAGGCCCAGTACGGCCCGAGCAGGGTCCTGCACGGGCTCGACTTCGGCGTCGAGGAAGGCGGCATCACCACCATCCTCGGCGCCAACGGCGCGGGCAAGACGACCACCTTGCGCGCCGTCTGCGGCATGGTGAAGACAGAGGGCGAAATCGTCTTCGCCGGCAGCCGCATCGACGGCCGGGCGACGGAAAGCATCGTGCGCCTCGGCGTGGCCCACGTGCCTGACGGCCGCGGCACCTTCGTCGACCTGAGCGTGGAGGAGAACCTCCGCCTCGGGGCCTACACGCGGCGCGACAAGGGCGGGGTCGGGGCGGATTTCGAGCGCGTGTACGACCACTTCCCGCGCCTCAAGGAGCGCCGCCGCCAGCAGGCCGGCACCCTCTCGGGCGGCGAGCAGCAGATGCTGGCCGTCTCGCGTGCGCTGATGCTGCGGCCGCGCCTGCTGCTGCTCGACGAGCCCTCGTTCGGCCTGGCGCCGCGCATCGTGCAGGAGCTCTTCGAGATCTTCGGCGAGATCAACCGGCGCGATCGCGTGAGCATGCTGCTGGTCGAGCAGAACGCTGCGCTGGCGCTCAGCCTGGCCGACCGCGCCTACCTGCTCGAGACCGGCCGCGTCGTGATCTCCGGCAGCGCCGAATCCATCCGCAACAACGAAGCGGTGCGGCGTTCGTACCTCGGCTACTAG
- a CDS encoding branched-chain amino acid ABC transporter permease gives MAAHDEPERAPSGRGRLIGLLLVLAVACVLPFVVSNYRVFQFTLALVYAIALLGLNMLTGYNGQISLGHGAFYAIGAYVAAILMDKFGVPYWMTVPAAGAVCLLAGFLFGLPALRLEGLYLALATFALGVAMPQILKYKHLEPWTGGVQGIVIVKPDAPEWTGLTQDQWLYFIVLATLLLLFAIGWNLLRGRIGRAMVAIRDQPIAAEAMGVNTAMVKSLTFGVSAMYTGIAGALGAIVIQFVAPDSFSIFLSISLVVGVVIGGLASIQGAIYGALFIQFIPNVADQISKAAPWAIYGIFLIAFMYLMPTGVAGMVQIAIGRLRRRRKR, from the coding sequence ATGGCGGCACACGACGAACCCGAACGCGCGCCTTCCGGCAGGGGGCGACTCATCGGCCTGCTGCTGGTGCTGGCCGTGGCCTGCGTGCTGCCGTTCGTGGTCAGCAACTACCGGGTGTTCCAGTTCACGCTGGCGCTGGTCTATGCGATCGCGCTGCTGGGGCTCAACATGCTGACCGGCTACAACGGCCAGATCTCGCTCGGCCATGGGGCCTTCTATGCCATCGGCGCGTACGTCGCGGCGATCCTCATGGACAAGTTCGGCGTGCCTTACTGGATGACCGTGCCCGCCGCCGGTGCGGTGTGCCTGCTGGCGGGCTTTCTCTTCGGCCTGCCGGCGCTGCGGCTCGAAGGGCTCTACCTGGCGCTCGCGACCTTCGCGCTCGGCGTGGCGATGCCGCAGATCCTCAAGTACAAGCACCTGGAGCCCTGGACCGGCGGCGTGCAGGGCATCGTCATCGTGAAGCCCGACGCGCCCGAGTGGACCGGCCTGACGCAGGACCAGTGGCTCTATTTCATCGTCCTCGCGACCTTGCTGCTCCTGTTCGCCATCGGCTGGAACCTGCTGCGCGGCCGCATCGGGCGCGCGATGGTCGCGATCCGCGACCAGCCGATCGCGGCGGAGGCGATGGGTGTCAACACCGCCATGGTCAAGTCGCTGACCTTCGGCGTCTCGGCCATGTACACCGGCATCGCGGGGGCGCTGGGGGCGATCGTGATCCAGTTCGTCGCGCCCGATTCGTTCTCGATCTTCCTCTCGATCTCGCTGGTGGTGGGCGTGGTGATCGGCGGCCTGGCGTCGATCCAGGGCGCGATCTACGGTGCCCTCTTCATCCAGTTCATCCCCAACGTGGCCGACCAGATTTCCAAGGCGGCGCCGTGGGCGATCTACGGCATCTTCCTCATTGCCTTCATGTACCTGATGCCCACCGGCGTGGCCGGGATGGTGCAGATCGCCATCGGTCGACTCCGGCGGCGGCGCAAACGTTGA
- a CDS encoding crotonase/enoyl-CoA hydratase family protein yields MTATPTTPPPEGCIDTQVLDHVLLIGINRPAKRNGWTPPMFRQLAEAYTQLDDDPSLRVGVLHAFGDHFTAGLDLPAVAEYMKRGEKAVPQGLVEPHDFGLAGYRRRTKPMVVAVKGICFTVGIELMLGADIVVAADNCRFSQMEVQRGIMATGGATLRMAERAGLGNAMLHLLTADEFDSAEAYRLNFVQKVVPAGRELDEALRIAQRIAAQAPLAVVATRLNVMKAIENGPLAAVEDFIPVQQQLANSEDAAEGVRSFVERRPARFTGR; encoded by the coding sequence ATGACCGCCACGCCCACCACACCGCCGCCCGAGGGCTGCATCGACACGCAGGTGCTCGACCACGTGCTGCTGATCGGCATCAACCGCCCCGCCAAGCGCAACGGCTGGACGCCGCCGATGTTCCGCCAGTTGGCCGAGGCCTACACGCAGCTCGATGATGATCCTTCGCTGCGCGTGGGCGTGCTGCATGCCTTCGGCGACCACTTCACGGCCGGGCTGGACCTGCCGGCGGTGGCCGAATACATGAAGCGCGGAGAGAAGGCCGTTCCGCAAGGGCTGGTCGAGCCGCACGACTTCGGCCTCGCCGGCTATCGCCGCCGCACCAAGCCGATGGTGGTCGCGGTCAAGGGCATCTGCTTCACGGTGGGCATCGAGCTGATGCTCGGCGCCGACATCGTGGTCGCTGCCGACAACTGCCGCTTCTCGCAGATGGAAGTGCAGCGCGGCATCATGGCCACCGGCGGCGCGACCCTGCGCATGGCCGAGCGCGCGGGGCTGGGCAACGCGATGCTGCATCTGCTCACCGCCGATGAGTTCGACAGCGCCGAAGCCTATCGGCTGAACTTCGTGCAGAAGGTGGTCCCCGCCGGACGGGAGCTCGACGAAGCGCTGCGCATCGCGCAACGCATCGCCGCGCAGGCGCCGCTCGCAGTGGTCGCGACGCGGCTCAACGTCATGAAGGCCATCGAGAACGGGCCGCTCGCCGCGGTCGAGGATTTCATCCCGGTGCAGCAGCAACTCGCGAACAGCGAGGACGCGGCCGAGGGCGTGCGCTCGTTCGTCGAGCGGCGTCCGGCGCGGTTCACGGGGCGCTGA
- a CDS encoding ABC transporter ATP-binding protein yields MRFGGITALDKVSFAVAPGHIVGLIGPNGAGKTTLFNCLSRLYAFSEGRILFEGRSLLATPAHGIAALGIGRTFQNLALFQTMTVRQNILLGGHCRTKSGFFSNALRLPWVRREEERLEAHADQLLELLDLRGVAGTRVMDLSFGTQKRIELARALASQPKLLLLDEPAGGLNHEEVGVLMALLRQVRDRLRLTMLLVEHHMNLVMRVSDRVVALDFGRVIANGSPAEVQADPEVVRAYLGGAA; encoded by the coding sequence GTGCGCTTCGGGGGCATCACGGCGCTCGACAAAGTCTCGTTCGCGGTGGCGCCGGGGCACATCGTCGGGCTGATCGGGCCCAACGGCGCCGGCAAGACGACGCTCTTCAACTGCCTCTCGCGGCTCTACGCCTTCAGCGAAGGCCGCATTCTTTTCGAGGGCCGCTCGCTGCTCGCCACGCCGGCCCACGGCATCGCGGCGCTCGGCATCGGGCGCACCTTCCAGAACCTGGCGCTGTTCCAGACCATGACGGTGCGGCAGAACATCCTGCTCGGCGGCCATTGCCGCACGAAGAGCGGCTTCTTCTCGAACGCGCTGCGGCTGCCCTGGGTGCGGCGCGAAGAGGAAAGGCTCGAAGCCCACGCCGACCAGCTCCTGGAACTGCTCGACCTGCGCGGCGTCGCCGGCACGCGCGTCATGGACCTGTCCTTCGGCACCCAGAAGCGCATCGAACTGGCGCGCGCGCTCGCGAGCCAGCCCAAGCTGCTGCTGCTCGACGAGCCCGCGGGCGGGCTGAACCACGAGGAGGTCGGCGTGCTCATGGCGCTCTTGCGGCAGGTGCGCGACCGGCTCCGGCTCACGATGCTGCTGGTCGAGCACCACATGAACCTCGTCATGCGGGTGTCGGACCGCGTGGTGGCGCTGGACTTCGGCCGCGTCATCGCCAACGGCTCGCCGGCCGAGGTGCAGGCCGATCCCGAGGTGGTGCGCGCCTACCTGGGAGGGGCCGCCTGA
- a CDS encoding 3-hydroxybutyryl-CoA dehydrogenase has protein sequence MTIQTVGIIGAGTMGNGIAQACAVAGVNVVMIDIAQAAVDKGLATVAGSLDRLIKKDKLTVAQKDAALALIKGSTSYDDLKSAQLVIEAATENHELKLKILKQIDALLPPEAIIASNTSSISITQLAAATSRPDRFIGMHFFNPVPMMALVEIIRGYLTSDATHDTVKALAERLGKSPITVKNAPGFVVNRILVPMINEAFFVLAEGIATAEDIDAGMKLGCNQPIGPLALADMIGLDVCLAVMEVYLEQFGDSKYRPCPLLKEMVSAGQLGRKTGRGVYTY, from the coding sequence ATGACCATTCAGACCGTCGGCATCATTGGTGCAGGAACGATGGGCAACGGCATCGCGCAGGCGTGCGCGGTCGCCGGCGTCAACGTCGTCATGATCGACATCGCGCAGGCCGCCGTGGACAAGGGGCTCGCCACCGTGGCGGGCAGCCTCGACCGGCTGATCAAGAAGGACAAGCTCACCGTCGCCCAGAAGGACGCGGCGCTGGCGCTGATCAAGGGCTCGACCAGCTACGACGACCTCAAGAGCGCCCAGCTCGTGATCGAGGCGGCGACCGAGAACCACGAGCTCAAGCTCAAGATCCTCAAGCAGATCGACGCCCTGCTGCCGCCCGAGGCGATCATCGCGTCGAACACCTCGTCGATCTCGATCACGCAGCTCGCCGCCGCGACCTCGCGCCCGGACCGCTTCATCGGCATGCACTTCTTCAACCCGGTGCCGATGATGGCGCTGGTGGAGATCATCCGCGGCTACCTCACCAGCGACGCGACGCACGACACGGTGAAGGCGCTGGCCGAGCGGCTGGGCAAGTCGCCGATCACGGTGAAGAACGCGCCGGGCTTCGTGGTCAACCGCATCCTGGTGCCGATGATCAACGAGGCCTTCTTCGTGCTCGCCGAAGGGATTGCCACGGCGGAGGACATCGACGCCGGCATGAAGCTCGGCTGCAACCAGCCGATCGGCCCGCTGGCGCTGGCCGACATGATCGGGCTGGACGTTTGCCTCGCGGTGATGGAGGTGTACCTGGAGCAGTTTGGCGATTCGAAGTACCGCCCCTGCCCGCTGCTGAAGGAAATGGTCTCGGCGGGCCAGCTCGGCCGCAAGACCGGCCGGGGCGTGTACACGTACTGA
- a CDS encoding helix-turn-helix domain-containing protein, translated as MSSQTREAPRDGGRGERLMWITAQRVFYAGLLGAATERVLGGLGVYVSPTGAPLSIRIGGGAWQSGELLVVPPQVPHQVTTEQRLVFNLLIEAESVDPSRLPAFMQHCGPADAPAFVRRVREAHARLLEASGSGSFEGFEFDTLFFGGPLAPRSIDARIRAVVDRINADPAAQTSAEECAAAVGLSFSRFLHLFKQETGVTFRAFRAWKRARSLLRHVRQTASLTDIALDTGYPDSTHFSHSIRQVYGLRPSDILAGSRRLVLHQ; from the coding sequence GTGAGCAGTCAGACGAGAGAGGCGCCCCGCGACGGCGGCCGGGGCGAGCGCCTCATGTGGATCACGGCCCAGCGGGTGTTCTATGCGGGCCTCCTGGGGGCGGCGACCGAGCGCGTCCTGGGCGGGCTCGGTGTGTACGTCTCGCCGACCGGTGCACCGCTCTCGATCCGCATCGGCGGCGGCGCCTGGCAGAGCGGTGAATTGCTCGTGGTGCCGCCGCAGGTGCCGCACCAGGTCACGACCGAGCAGCGGCTGGTGTTCAATCTCCTGATCGAGGCCGAATCGGTCGACCCTTCGCGGCTGCCGGCCTTCATGCAGCATTGCGGGCCGGCCGATGCGCCGGCCTTCGTGCGGCGCGTCCGGGAGGCGCACGCGCGGCTGCTCGAAGCCTCGGGCAGCGGCAGCTTCGAGGGCTTCGAGTTCGACACGCTCTTCTTCGGCGGACCGCTCGCGCCGCGCAGCATCGATGCGCGCATCCGCGCGGTGGTCGACCGCATCAACGCCGACCCGGCGGCGCAGACCTCGGCCGAGGAATGCGCAGCGGCGGTCGGCCTCTCGTTCTCCCGCTTCCTCCATCTCTTCAAGCAGGAGACCGGCGTGACCTTCCGTGCCTTCCGTGCGTGGAAGCGCGCACGCAGCCTGTTGCGCCACGTGCGGCAGACGGCGTCGCTGACCGACATCGCGCTCGATACCGGCTATCCCGATTCGACCCACTTCAGCCACTCGATCCGGCAGGTCTACGGCCTCCGACCCAGCGACATCCTCGCCGGTTCGAGGCGTCTGGTACTGCACCAGTGA